From Stenotrophomonas maltophilia, a single genomic window includes:
- a CDS encoding phage baseplate assembly protein V: MSAEHARLIGNLLMIGVVRELDEGAARVRVDADGMLTDWIPWLERRAGPGARSWCAPEPGEQVVLACPYGDPGQALVLGSLYQDRFAAPADSRLRQRTQYADGSIVEYDQETTTLSVNVGNGKVIVTCASAQVIASESVLLDTPSIKATGDLDVTGAITAGKDISTPAEIKAGAIGLKAHKHTAQGPTAPTTPAQA, from the coding sequence ATGAGCGCCGAGCACGCACGGCTCATCGGCAACCTGTTGATGATCGGCGTCGTGCGCGAGCTCGACGAAGGCGCAGCGCGCGTACGCGTCGATGCCGACGGCATGCTCACCGACTGGATTCCCTGGCTGGAGCGACGGGCCGGGCCGGGCGCGCGCAGCTGGTGTGCTCCCGAACCGGGCGAGCAGGTGGTGCTGGCCTGTCCCTATGGCGACCCGGGCCAGGCGCTGGTGCTGGGCAGCCTGTACCAGGACCGCTTTGCCGCACCAGCCGACTCGCGCTTGCGGCAGCGTACCCAGTACGCCGACGGCAGCATCGTCGAGTACGACCAGGAAACCACCACGCTCAGCGTCAACGTCGGCAACGGCAAGGTCATCGTGACCTGTGCAAGCGCGCAGGTGATCGCCAGTGAATCGGTGCTGCTCGATACACCGTCGATCAAGGCCACCGGCGACCTGGACGTGACAGGTGCGATCACCGCCGGCAAGGACATCAGCACCCCGGCGGAGATCAAGGCCGGCGCCATCGGCCTGAAGGCACACAAGCACACCGCGCAGGGCCCCACCGCCCCGACCACGCCGGCCCAGGCCTGA
- a CDS encoding GPW/gp25 family protein yields MRGIDANTGKSLDGLAHLHQSVRDILTTPLGSRVLRREYGSRVFELIDAPTNRSLRMDLIAATVDALARWEPRLHVENVDVSLPAPGVMILAVTGIHLPDGEAITIEGIEVR; encoded by the coding sequence ATGCGAGGAATCGACGCCAACACCGGCAAATCCCTGGATGGGCTGGCCCATCTGCACCAGTCCGTGCGTGACATTCTCACCACGCCCCTTGGCTCCCGTGTACTGCGCCGCGAGTACGGCTCACGCGTGTTCGAACTGATCGATGCGCCCACCAATCGCTCGCTGCGCATGGACCTGATTGCCGCCACCGTCGACGCCCTGGCGCGATGGGAACCGCGGCTCCACGTCGAGAACGTCGACGTCTCCCTCCCCGCCCCCGGCGTGATGATCCTGGCAGTGACCGGGATCCACCTGCCGGACGGCGAGGCCATCACCATCGAAGGAATCGAGGTTCGCTAA
- a CDS encoding tail fiber protein: protein MRLKITDAGFAKLVNPPNTGTSAVLITEIGLTSTAFTPSAGLTALPGEIKRVLTFGGKAVGDDTLHVTIRDDSASAYSLRGFGLYLGDGTLFATFGQADPIMEKTAASMLLLSTDTRFSEVDTGLIEFGNAEFIYPPATAEVQGVVELATSTEAEEGADTQRAVTPRGLRAFIDKRLGASAPTQLVRTLLSIATEAAFRSALGLKSAALKDEGADKGLDADLLDGRHGTHYLDWRNMTGVPSSVHVPGQVILFAGATAPNGMLLCNGAAVPRASYPALFAAIGTRYGAGDGATTFNLPAMQEGTVVTHTLNPEAVGSFTQGEVIRHAHSASTATAGNHSHAISVGAGGAHSHGASASAVGDHAHGAWTDSQGHHAHTGGTSWIGDHQHLTAFAESGTTYPWGADYNNHVGSRGNLDYDNPWPNTSPAGGHAHSFTTDGAGGHGHNIGMNGAGGHSHTISIAQVGDHGHTASAADAGAHTHAIVVETSGGERNLPAGLRMIYCIAY from the coding sequence ATGCGCTTGAAAATCACCGACGCCGGCTTCGCCAAGCTGGTCAATCCCCCCAATACCGGCACCAGTGCCGTACTGATCACCGAGATCGGCCTGACCTCCACGGCGTTCACGCCATCGGCGGGGCTGACTGCACTGCCCGGCGAAATCAAGCGTGTCCTGACGTTCGGTGGCAAGGCCGTTGGCGATGACACACTGCACGTCACGATCCGTGACGACAGCGCCAGTGCCTACAGCCTGCGAGGCTTCGGCCTGTACCTGGGCGACGGCACGCTGTTCGCCACCTTTGGCCAGGCCGATCCGATCATGGAGAAGACTGCGGCCTCGATGCTGTTGCTCTCCACCGATACCCGCTTCAGCGAAGTCGATACCGGGCTGATCGAGTTCGGCAATGCCGAGTTCATCTACCCACCGGCGACCGCCGAGGTGCAGGGCGTGGTGGAGCTGGCCACCTCCACCGAGGCCGAGGAAGGTGCCGACACGCAACGTGCGGTCACCCCGCGCGGGCTGCGTGCGTTCATCGACAAGCGATTGGGCGCCAGCGCACCCACGCAGTTGGTGCGGACGCTGCTGTCGATCGCCACCGAAGCCGCGTTCCGCTCCGCATTGGGGCTGAAATCGGCTGCGCTGAAGGATGAAGGCGCCGACAAGGGCCTGGATGCCGACCTGCTTGACGGCCGACACGGCACGCACTATCTGGATTGGCGCAACATGACCGGCGTGCCGTCCAGCGTGCACGTACCCGGCCAGGTGATCCTGTTCGCCGGTGCCACCGCGCCCAACGGCATGCTGCTGTGCAATGGCGCCGCTGTTCCGCGTGCCAGCTACCCGGCCCTGTTCGCTGCCATCGGCACCCGCTACGGCGCCGGCGATGGCGCAACCACCTTCAACCTGCCGGCAATGCAGGAAGGCACGGTCGTCACCCACACGCTGAATCCCGAAGCGGTCGGCAGCTTCACCCAGGGCGAGGTGATCCGCCATGCCCATAGCGCAAGCACGGCAACGGCAGGCAACCATAGCCACGCCATCTCCGTAGGTGCAGGCGGCGCTCACTCGCATGGCGCCAGCGCCAGCGCGGTCGGTGACCACGCGCACGGTGCGTGGACCGACTCGCAGGGCCATCACGCGCATACCGGCGGTACATCCTGGATCGGCGACCACCAGCATCTCACCGCGTTCGCCGAATCGGGTACCACCTATCCGTGGGGCGCCGACTACAACAATCACGTCGGCTCGCGCGGCAACCTGGACTACGACAACCCCTGGCCCAACACCAGCCCGGCCGGTGGACACGCACACAGCTTTACCACCGACGGCGCAGGCGGCCATGGCCACAACATCGGCATGAACGGCGCCGGCGGCCACTCGCACACCATCTCCATCGCCCAGGTTGGCGACCACGGCCACACCGCCTCGGCCGCTGACGCCGGTGCCCACACCCACGCCATCGTGGTGGAGACCTCCGGTGGCGAACGCAACCTGCCAGCCGGGCTGCGGATGATCTATTGCATCGCTTACTGA
- a CDS encoding phage tail protein I, giving the protein MSDPTTRLINARLRGAVDGQNLQFRHPGGALASLQSVYRTDWQGRLKLSDTPRRNLQRLSATFNVPRWTGYYVKPANLSAGSFAPDGSPNAFSFPASDAIGGPGQRFTGLVDEDGSAFPDGAVRTISVWLRATEPCVIGFGMRTTGPGRTQLQVGTEWRRYSYTYTATADDPPRGMSIVLDRLAAGNSGLKPDSRIHVWGTQAEAGPVATSYIHAVAQPMTRIDYSMAGNVVTLNYLPPPGAIIDGDALVSVPAAAHLLPPNSTRSEQALARAAVTRPLPVDITALWDADRCPAALLPWLAWALSVDEWKAYWPDKVKRARVRAAIAIQRRKGTWGSVRDVVAAFGGSILIREWWEMQPQGAPHTFEAVMTIANQGGETATAKFVDDVIGEITRTKPVRSHFTFTQGMQASAEIGALAGARGTTFRRIQLIGE; this is encoded by the coding sequence ATGAGTGATCCCACCACGCGCCTGATCAACGCACGCCTGCGCGGTGCGGTCGATGGGCAGAACCTTCAGTTCCGTCATCCGGGTGGCGCCCTGGCTTCCCTGCAGTCGGTGTACCGCACCGACTGGCAGGGGCGCCTGAAGTTGTCGGACACGCCAAGACGCAACCTGCAGCGCTTATCGGCAACCTTCAACGTGCCCCGCTGGACGGGCTACTACGTCAAGCCTGCCAATCTGTCTGCCGGGTCATTCGCGCCTGATGGCAGCCCCAATGCCTTCTCCTTCCCTGCCTCCGATGCGATCGGCGGGCCAGGGCAGCGCTTCACCGGCCTGGTGGACGAAGATGGAAGCGCGTTTCCCGATGGCGCCGTCCGCACCATCAGCGTCTGGCTGCGCGCAACCGAGCCGTGCGTCATCGGCTTCGGCATGCGCACGACCGGCCCAGGCAGGACCCAGCTGCAGGTGGGTACCGAGTGGAGGCGTTACAGCTACACCTACACCGCCACTGCGGATGACCCACCACGCGGCATGAGCATCGTGCTGGATCGGCTGGCAGCCGGGAACTCTGGCCTGAAGCCGGACAGCCGCATCCACGTATGGGGCACACAGGCCGAAGCAGGCCCTGTGGCGACGAGCTACATCCATGCCGTCGCGCAACCCATGACAAGGATCGACTACAGCATGGCCGGCAACGTAGTCACCTTGAACTACCTGCCTCCCCCCGGCGCGATCATCGATGGCGATGCGCTGGTCAGCGTACCTGCTGCCGCACATCTGTTGCCCCCCAACTCCACCCGTAGCGAGCAGGCCCTGGCGCGCGCAGCGGTCACACGCCCGCTGCCGGTGGACATCACCGCACTGTGGGATGCCGACCGCTGCCCGGCCGCGCTGTTGCCCTGGCTGGCCTGGGCACTGTCAGTCGACGAATGGAAGGCCTACTGGCCCGACAAGGTGAAGCGTGCACGCGTGCGCGCGGCAATCGCGATCCAGCGCCGCAAGGGCACGTGGGGCAGCGTGCGCGACGTTGTCGCCGCGTTCGGTGGCTCGATCCTGATCCGCGAATGGTGGGAGATGCAGCCGCAAGGCGCACCTCACACCTTCGAAGCGGTGATGACCATCGCCAACCAGGGCGGCGAGACCGCAACCGCCAAGTTCGTCGACGACGTGATCGGCGAGATCACCCGCACCAAGCCGGTGCGATCGCATTTCACGTTCACCCAGGGCATGCAGGCCAGCGCCGAGATCGGTGCGCTTGCAGGAGCCCGTGGCACCACCTTCCGCCGCATCCAACTGATCGGAGAGTAA
- a CDS encoding Mor transcription activator family protein — protein sequence MNALPDSIQTLAEVIGESAALTLVRAWPPTTSSTTGRHRVIVYVPSTLPDQHRLIDILGRDVAQRLVAHFGGELLFLASCFAAGAHQRREQIAHAVASGMPRDHVAREFGVSQTTIKRALRGARSTPPPAVHPALLKGYARA from the coding sequence ATGAACGCCCTGCCCGACAGCATCCAGACCCTCGCCGAGGTCATCGGCGAATCCGCGGCCCTCACGCTGGTGCGTGCGTGGCCGCCGACCACCTCCAGCACCACCGGCCGCCACCGCGTCATCGTCTACGTTCCATCCACCCTGCCCGACCAGCATCGCCTGATCGACATCCTCGGCCGCGACGTCGCCCAGCGGCTGGTCGCGCACTTCGGTGGCGAGCTGCTGTTCCTGGCGTCCTGCTTCGCCGCCGGGGCGCATCAGCGCCGCGAACAGATCGCACATGCCGTCGCCAGCGGCATGCCACGCGACCACGTCGCGCGTGAATTCGGCGTCTCGCAGACCACCATCAAGCGCGCCCTGCGTGGCGCCCGCTCCACGCCACCGCCGGCGGTGCACCCGGCCCTGCTGAAGGGATACGCACGCGCATGA
- a CDS encoding glycoside hydrolase family 24 protein, with the protein MTAAAASALGGANVAAFLDMLAVSEGTDIPGQRSRDRGYDVIVGGQLFETYRDHPRVLVSLPRYGIKSSAAGRYQFLRSTWDDLRARLGLPDFGPVSQDRAAVALLKQCGAYELVRLGRFDAAVSAARRIWASLPGAGYGQKEHTLETLRAAYRAAGGALA; encoded by the coding sequence ATGACCGCCGCCGCAGCCAGCGCCCTCGGCGGTGCCAACGTGGCCGCGTTCCTCGACATGCTGGCGGTGTCCGAGGGTACCGACATTCCCGGCCAGCGCTCACGTGACCGCGGCTACGACGTGATCGTCGGCGGCCAGCTGTTCGAAACCTACCGCGACCATCCCCGCGTCCTGGTGTCTCTGCCGCGCTATGGCATCAAATCCAGCGCCGCCGGCCGCTACCAGTTCCTGCGCAGTACCTGGGATGACCTGCGCGCACGCCTGGGCCTGCCCGACTTCGGCCCGGTCTCGCAGGATCGCGCCGCGGTCGCCCTGCTCAAGCAATGCGGTGCCTACGAGCTGGTCCGGCTGGGACGATTCGACGCCGCCGTCAGCGCAGCACGGCGCATCTGGGCATCGCTGCCGGGCGCCGGGTATGGGCAGAAGGAACACACACTGGAGACGCTGCGCGCTGCCTATCGCGCCGCGGGTGGAGCCCTGGCATGA
- a CDS encoding baseplate assembly protein codes for MASGSFTSVNLSQLPAPAVIEVLDFEAMFDESLTALQALDPTFDALLPSDPAFKILEVCTYLRLLDRQRVNDAARGVMLAYAVGSDLDHLAAIFGIARQVLDPGKPHEGIPPRYEGDEDFRRRIQLGPEGFSVAGPEGAYIFHALSADARVLDASATSSSPGVVVVSVLSREANGAASQGLLDAVEAKLSAADVRPLTDHVLVRSAEIVNYAINATLYTFAGPDSQVVLGEARTRLDRYIAESHRLGRDVTRSGLFAALHAEGVQRVEIASPLADVVVDRTQATHCSTVILTHGGNDE; via the coding sequence GTGGCATCCGGCTCGTTCACCAGTGTCAATCTGTCCCAGCTGCCTGCACCGGCGGTCATCGAAGTGCTCGATTTCGAAGCCATGTTCGATGAATCGCTGACCGCGCTGCAGGCCCTGGATCCCACCTTCGACGCGCTGCTGCCGTCGGACCCTGCTTTCAAGATCCTGGAGGTCTGCACCTACCTGCGCCTGCTCGACCGCCAGCGCGTCAACGACGCCGCGCGTGGCGTGATGCTGGCCTACGCGGTCGGCAGTGACCTGGACCATCTCGCTGCGATCTTCGGCATCGCCCGCCAGGTGCTGGACCCGGGCAAGCCGCATGAGGGCATTCCACCGCGCTACGAAGGTGATGAGGATTTCCGTCGCCGCATCCAGCTGGGCCCGGAAGGCTTCAGCGTGGCCGGGCCGGAGGGCGCCTACATCTTCCACGCCCTTAGCGCCGACGCCCGCGTGCTCGACGCCAGCGCGACCAGCTCCTCACCCGGTGTGGTGGTGGTTTCGGTGCTGTCGCGCGAAGCCAATGGTGCCGCTTCCCAGGGCCTGCTTGATGCAGTGGAAGCAAAGCTCAGCGCGGCCGACGTGCGCCCGCTGACCGACCACGTGCTGGTGCGGTCGGCGGAGATCGTCAACTACGCGATCAACGCCACGCTCTACACCTTCGCCGGCCCGGACTCGCAGGTGGTACTGGGCGAGGCCCGCACGCGCCTGGACCGCTACATCGCCGAGTCGCATCGCCTGGGCCGCGACGTGACCCGCTCGGGCCTGTTCGCCGCGTTGCATGCCGAGGGTGTGCAGCGCGTGGAGATCGCCAGCCCATTGGCTGATGTAGTGGTAGACCGCACCCAGGCCACTCACTGCAGCACGGTGATCCTGACCCATGGCGGCAACGATGAGTGA
- a CDS encoding phage tail sheath C-terminal domain-containing protein, translating into MAEFLHGVQVVNIDGGSRSIAVASTSVIGIVGTAPRADKTAFPYNTPVLVTSRSQAAKLLANAATEVDDGTLPGQLDAIFDQSNAVVVVIRVEKGATENDTLANVLGGVNAQTGAYTGVHALLASKSVVGIKPRILAVPGFTHTHEKRDTELLANPVVAELLGIADKLRAVIIKDGPNSNDEAAKSTTALTGSKRVYVVDPALLVQSGDAIVTRYASGAVAGAIARSDNERGWWASPSNLELNGVVGTARAIDFGLSDATSRANLLNQSNVATIIREGGFRLWGNRTASSDQKWQFLCVVRTADIIADSLEAAHLWAVDRGISKTYVDDVREGVNAFLRGLKTQGAILGGNCWIDPDLNAADSVAQGRFYWDFDFTPTYPGEQLTFRMHMNNNYVSEIF; encoded by the coding sequence ATGGCCGAATTTCTGCATGGCGTGCAGGTCGTCAACATCGATGGTGGTTCCCGCTCGATCGCTGTTGCTTCGACCAGTGTCATCGGCATCGTGGGCACCGCGCCCCGCGCCGACAAGACCGCCTTCCCGTACAACACCCCGGTCCTGGTGACCTCGCGTTCGCAGGCTGCCAAGCTGCTCGCCAACGCCGCTACCGAAGTCGATGACGGCACCCTCCCGGGCCAGCTCGACGCCATCTTCGACCAGTCCAACGCGGTCGTCGTCGTCATCCGCGTGGAAAAGGGCGCGACCGAGAATGACACCCTGGCCAACGTGCTGGGCGGCGTGAATGCTCAGACCGGTGCCTACACCGGCGTGCATGCGCTGCTGGCGTCCAAGTCGGTGGTGGGCATCAAGCCGCGCATCCTGGCGGTACCGGGCTTCACCCACACCCATGAAAAGCGCGACACCGAGCTGCTGGCCAACCCGGTCGTGGCCGAGCTGCTCGGCATCGCCGACAAGCTGCGCGCGGTGATCATCAAGGACGGCCCGAACAGCAACGATGAGGCCGCCAAGAGCACCACCGCCCTGACCGGTTCCAAGCGCGTCTACGTGGTCGACCCGGCGCTGCTGGTGCAGTCCGGTGATGCCATCGTCACCCGCTACGCCTCCGGTGCCGTGGCCGGCGCCATCGCCCGCAGCGACAACGAACGCGGCTGGTGGGCATCGCCGTCGAACCTGGAACTCAACGGCGTGGTTGGTACCGCGCGTGCCATCGACTTCGGCCTGTCCGACGCGACCAGCCGCGCCAACCTGCTGAACCAGTCCAACGTGGCGACCATCATCCGCGAAGGTGGCTTCCGCCTGTGGGGCAACCGCACCGCCAGCAGCGACCAGAAGTGGCAGTTCCTGTGCGTGGTGCGCACCGCCGACATCATCGCCGACAGCCTCGAGGCCGCCCATCTGTGGGCTGTCGACCGCGGCATCAGCAAGACCTACGTCGATGACGTGCGCGAGGGCGTCAATGCCTTCCTGCGCGGCTTGAAGACCCAGGGCGCGATCCTCGGCGGCAACTGCTGGATCGACCCCGATCTGAACGCAGCGGACAGCGTGGCCCAGGGCCGTTTCTACTGGGACTTCGACTTCACCCCGACCTACCCGGGTGAACAGCTGACCTTCCGCATGCACATGAACAACAACTACGTCTCGGAGATCTTCTAA